One Lacunisphaera limnophila DNA window includes the following coding sequences:
- a CDS encoding thioredoxin domain-containing protein, which produces MPIRVFILCTTALLLVMRLTAAEESGNRLRHENSPYLLQHASQPVDWYPWGPEAFARARAENKLIFLSVGYSTCHWCHVMARESFADPATAALLNAHFICIKVDREERPDVDRVYQTFVQATTGAGGWPLTVWLSPELKPLFGGTYFPRDRDAGLPALRDISTRLADLWQQAPDKLTTQAATVWQALVTESRLSAGAGQLPVAELRGRGLAAAQAAFDPVHGGFEGAPKFPNPVMLDFLLDEAATAADPARRQQARNLATRSLHALAAGGIHDQLGGGFHRYAVDAAWRIPHFEKMLYDQAQLAGVFLTASQLTADPTFRDTAVDTLGYVRERLTAPEGGFYTAEDAESAAPDQPGGHAEGAFYAWTMAELTEVLGPGDAALFAYAYGLQPEGNLTAGTDPAPAGWNVLYRAQPMAAVARHFERREAEVQAVLDRARDALRTHRAARPRPLRDDKIVTAWNGLMISAFARAAQVLDAPEHAATAARAATFLHNQLRDPATGRLAHCYRAGRPDGRGFAEDYAFLIQGLLDLYEATFDAPTLAWAAELQDIQDQLFWDETDGGYFASTAGADDVLLRLKVSDDGAEPSPNSVAIRNLARLAALLHRPDWHARAARTARAFSAQLAQAPFSLPQMLAAIGWLEGTPQQILIQGEPGQPGTADLVREVWRRYLPRRVLVRIDRVSRAYLESRVEFIRALPDDPAGAPMAYVCENFVCRLPTGEPAILRVQLAAGEK; this is translated from the coding sequence ATGCCGATCCGTGTTTTCATTCTCTGCACCACGGCGCTGCTGCTCGTCATGCGGCTGACCGCCGCCGAGGAGTCCGGCAACCGGCTCCGGCACGAAAATTCGCCCTACCTCCTGCAACACGCGTCGCAGCCGGTGGACTGGTATCCGTGGGGCCCCGAGGCCTTCGCGCGGGCGCGCGCGGAAAACAAACTGATCTTCCTGTCGGTCGGCTACTCCACCTGCCACTGGTGCCACGTGATGGCCCGCGAGTCCTTCGCCGATCCCGCGACCGCCGCGCTGCTCAATGCCCATTTCATCTGCATCAAGGTCGACCGCGAGGAACGGCCCGATGTGGACCGGGTGTACCAGACCTTTGTGCAAGCCACCACCGGCGCCGGCGGCTGGCCGCTGACGGTCTGGCTCTCCCCGGAACTCAAGCCGCTGTTCGGCGGCACCTATTTTCCCCGGGATCGCGACGCGGGTCTGCCAGCCCTGCGAGACATCTCCACCCGCCTGGCGGATCTGTGGCAGCAGGCGCCCGACAAGCTCACCACGCAGGCCGCAACCGTGTGGCAGGCGTTGGTCACGGAATCCCGCCTGAGCGCCGGAGCGGGGCAGCTGCCCGTGGCGGAGCTGCGCGGGCGGGGCTTGGCTGCCGCGCAGGCCGCCTTTGACCCGGTGCACGGCGGCTTCGAAGGCGCGCCGAAGTTTCCCAATCCTGTGATGCTCGATTTCCTCCTGGATGAGGCCGCCACCGCCGCCGATCCCGCGCGACGCCAACAGGCGCGGAACCTGGCCACGCGCTCGCTGCACGCGCTCGCGGCCGGCGGCATTCACGACCAGCTGGGCGGCGGCTTCCACCGCTACGCCGTCGACGCGGCCTGGCGCATCCCCCACTTCGAGAAGATGCTCTATGACCAGGCCCAGCTGGCCGGCGTATTCCTCACGGCCTCGCAACTGACCGCGGATCCGACCTTTCGGGACACCGCCGTGGACACGCTCGGCTACGTGCGCGAGCGGCTCACCGCCCCGGAGGGCGGCTTCTACACCGCGGAGGACGCCGAGAGCGCCGCCCCCGACCAACCGGGCGGACACGCGGAGGGCGCCTTCTACGCCTGGACCATGGCCGAACTCACCGAGGTTCTCGGACCCGGCGACGCCGCCCTTTTCGCCTATGCCTATGGTCTGCAGCCGGAGGGCAACCTGACCGCGGGGACCGACCCCGCCCCGGCCGGCTGGAACGTGCTGTACCGCGCCCAGCCCATGGCCGCCGTCGCGCGACACTTTGAACGGCGCGAGGCCGAGGTGCAGGCCGTGCTCGATCGCGCCCGCGACGCCCTCCGCACCCATCGCGCGGCCCGTCCGCGTCCGCTGCGCGACGACAAGATTGTCACCGCATGGAACGGCCTGATGATATCCGCCTTCGCCCGTGCGGCGCAGGTGCTGGATGCGCCCGAACACGCCGCCACCGCGGCGCGCGCCGCCACCTTCCTGCACAACCAGCTCCGTGACCCCGCGACCGGCCGGCTCGCGCACTGTTACCGGGCTGGACGCCCGGACGGGCGCGGCTTTGCCGAGGACTACGCCTTCCTGATCCAGGGCTTGCTCGACCTGTATGAGGCCACCTTCGACGCCCCCACGCTGGCCTGGGCGGCGGAGTTGCAGGACATCCAAGATCAGCTGTTCTGGGACGAGACCGACGGCGGTTATTTTGCCAGCACCGCCGGGGCCGACGACGTGTTGCTGCGACTCAAGGTCAGCGACGATGGTGCCGAGCCCTCGCCCAACTCGGTCGCGATCCGCAACCTCGCCCGTCTGGCCGCCCTGTTGCACCGGCCCGACTGGCACGCGCGGGCGGCGCGGACCGCCCGCGCCTTTTCCGCGCAGCTCGCGCAGGCCCCTTTCTCCCTGCCCCAGATGCTCGCTGCGATCGGCTGGCTGGAAGGTACGCCCCAACAGATTCTCATCCAGGGCGAACCCGGCCAACCCGGCACCGCGGACCTGGTGCGGGAAGTCTGGCGGCGCTATCTGCCGCGCCGAGTGCTGGTCCGTATTGACCGGGTGAGCCGGGCTTACCTGGAGTCCCGGGTCGAGTTCATCCGCGCACTCCCGGACGATCCCGCCGGTGCACCGATGGCGTACGTGTGCGAAAATTTCGTCTGTCGTCTGCCCACCGGTGAGCCGGCCATACTCAGGGTGCAACTGGCGGCAGGCGAAAAATAA